taacgccaagaaggaaaagtctgagacccatcgtttagtataccgatcgtcttagaattaaattctgagtcgatttagcgatgtccgtctgtctgtccgtctgtctgtctgtctgtctgttgatgtatttttgtgtgcaaagtacagctcgcagttttagtccgattgtcctaaaatttggtatacggtcctgtttcggctctaagacgatccctattgattttgaaaaaaatcggttcagatttagatatagctgccatatatatttttcaccgatctggtcataattggcgtgtatatcaaccgatcttcctcaaattccgtacatccgaatattttatgagtctcgaaaaacttgcaaaatatcatccaaatcggttcagatttagatgtagctcccatatatagctttggcccgatttacactaatttgcccacagaggccaattttttgctccgatttagttgaaattttgcacagggagtagaattagcattgtagctatgcgtgccaaatttggttgaaatcggttcagatttagatatatctcccatatatagctttcgcccgatttgcactcaaatgaccacagaggccaattttttgctccgatttagttgaaattttgtacagtgagtagaattaccattgtagctatgtgtgccaaatttggttgaaatcggtttagatttagatatagctcccatatatagctttcgcccgatttacactcatatgaccacagaggccaatctttttctccgatttaattgaaattttgcacagggagtagaattagcattgtagctatgcgttccaaatttggttgaaatcggttcagatttagatatatctcccatatatagctttcccccgatttacactcatatgaccacagaggccaattttttgctccgatttagttgaaattttgcacagggagtagaactagcattgttgctatgcgtgccaaattaggttgaaatcggttcagatttagatataactcccatatatatgtttttctgatttggacaaaaattgtcaaaataccaacattttccttataaaatcgccactgcttagtcgaaaagttataaaaatgactctaattttcctaaacttctaatacatatatatcgagcaataaaccataaataaacttttgcgaagtttccctaaaattgcttcagatttcaatgtttcccatatttgtttgtactaacatagtgttccaccctagtccattagccgacttaaattttgaatctatagattttgtagaagtctgtcaaattctgtccaaatcgagtgatatttaaatttatgtatttgggacaaacctttatacatagcacccaaaacatttgacggatgtgatatggtatcgaaaatttagatctacaaagtggtgcagggtataatatagtcggccccgcccgactttagaccttccttacttgttttttactaacattgtgttccaccctagtgcattagccgacttacattttgagtctatagattttgtggaagtctatcaaattttgtccagaccgagtgatattaaaatttatgtatttgggacaaacctttatatatagtccccaacacatttgacggatgtgatatggtatcgaaaatttagatctataaagtggtgcagggtataatatagtcggcccgcccgactttagactttccttacttgttttggtcttctttatgttccgcttgacaatagcccagtatttctcaattgggcggagctctggcgtgttgggagggttcttgtccttgggaaccacctgcacgttgttggcggcgtaccactccatggcctttttaccgtaatggcaagatgccaaatccggccaaaacagtacggaacaaccgtgtttcttcaggaaaggcagcagacgtttattcaaacactctttaacgtaaatttcttggttgacagtcccggaagctatgaaaatgctgcacaggtacagatggcttgctaaaccagatatttctttgcgaactttgacagtcttatgtgcttgaaaatatctgctacctttccccttacttttgccgtataaaactcctgtcccggaagctgcttgtagtcggctttgacgtaggtttcgtcgtccattaccacgcagtcaaacttcgtcagcatcgtcgtgtacagcctccgggatcgcgctttggccgtcgtattttgtttatcatcgcgatttggagtcactaccttcttgtaagtcgatagtccggctcgttttttggctcgatgcacggttgtagacgatacacccagcttatttgcggcatctcggagagagaggttagggtttcgcttgaaactaccggcaactctctttgtcgtctcagctgcttccggttttcgatttccccccgatccagacttcctgcacgctcacaaaaaatcgcttctgtaacatatactcccaaacatattttgcttcaagcatatacatttttggctattgcccaaacatttatatgtttgatctcttccaatatataatatgtttgaaagcatataacaatatatgtttgggtagtcaatttccaaacattttgtatttttgcatccaaattcaataatgttgtcttccaaaaaacaatatgttattatgtaaacatataatatgtttggaagcattttgcacccaaaaatattatatgcttaaaaaaatcctcccaaataatattgtgctcaaaattttatttatatatttacaatcataatgaattacgaaaataaacaggtaatataggtgctaacaacataggttttcgacctgaatgctcaaaattttgtttctgcctaattgtatattcccccacatctttctcacttccacgagattttttagttcttagcacttttttctgtgataccAACATTGTaggagaaattattcaattttatgattttttttattttaattttaccttttgccggacggggattcgaacagcggaccacacagtttgtaaggatcaaagaagtagtagatcagttgcccaaggaaaaataaaatgttaattttgtaataacaagcaacaaccaccaacttaattcaatatcgctccctgttaaacagcgctccaagctactaaacacatatatgtttataggctatttctaaattaatatatgtttgcatccaagcatattatatttaaaaacattttatgtcccaaacataatatgttctaacatgttaacatatatgtcccaaacatgttatgctagtttatgaacattatatgcttgcactcaaaaatattgtgtttaaaaatttgttttccaaacatataatgtttatagccaaacatatgaaaaacagtctttttcatccgtgtggctgtcgacaaacgttccccaaatactttaattacatttgtaacggttgatttggcaactttgaacgattttgccagctttgcgtgcgagtagctcggattttcgcgatgcgcgagcaaaattttgatacgctgctcttcttgcttggacggcattttgacaactgaagagtgaattccaaaataaaaataggagcaacattcaacacacacacaccttcaaaatgaggggtgttcagcttttttaaatgcaaaattgaaagaaatacgtcaagtttatattgacgaaatttttaccgtatcaccctttacccttttgcccattcaatttggagacatcggtgtagaaatctatacaaTGTTTATTTACGCCCTCTAAAAACCGtgcaaaattggtctaaatctgTCCaaacttataaagggtgatttgttaagagcttgataacttttttttaaaaaaaaacgcataaaatttgcaaaatctcatcggttctttatttgaaacgttagattggtccatgacatttactttttgaagataatttcatttaaatgttgaccgcggctgcgtcttaggtggtccattcggaaagtccaattttgggcaactttttcgagcatttcggccggaatagcccgaatttcttcggaaatgttgtcttccaaagctggaatagttgctggcttatttctgtagactttagacttgacgtagccccacaaaaaatagtctaaaggcgtcaaatcgcatgatcttggtggccaacttaccggtccatttcttgagatgaattgttctccgaagttttccctcaaaatggccatagaatcgcgagctgtgtggcatgtagcgccatcttgttgaaaccacatgtcaaccaagttcagttcttccagttttggcaacaaaaagtttgttagcatcgaacgatagcgatcgccattcaccgtaacgttgcgtccaacagcatctttgaaaaaatacggtccaatgattccaccagcgtacaaaccacaccaaacagtgcatttttcgggatgcatgggcagttcttgaacggcttctggttgctcttcactccaaatgcggcaattttgcttatttacgtagccattcaaccagaaatgagcctcatcgctgaacaaaatttgtcgataaaaaagcggattttctgccactgattttggtaataaaattcaatgatttgcaagcgttgctcgttagtaagtctattcatgatgaaatgtcaaagcatactgagcatctttctctttgacaccatgtctgaaatcccacgtgatctgtcaaatactaatgcatgaaaatcctaacctcaaaagaatcaccctttatttagcaCCCTCCCCCCCCccaatatacaccgatccccatttTTGAAATCCGAAACATCGTGGATGagtaaattccatccgatcctaaTTAACAGATCTTAGGATTAAATATATTTCGTTATGCCAGATCTTCGATGGCAGAAGGTGCGGCCAAAATGCGACGAGGTTTATTTTAGGATTTCGTCCATATCATAgcccattttaaataaaaccaattttttcacatttcgTTTCAGGGGATTACTTTATTACAATATAAAGATGattctattttaaattctacatttatacaaatgcaaattGAATGATcataacattaaaaaataataatgataaaattCGTAAAAAAAAGAACTTAAAATCTTAGAGATACAATTACTGGGGTGTGATTACATTCGAAAATTAGTTTAACCTAAAAATTACCATATGTAGACCATAACCGAGGCATGGTACGTTGCGACATAAACTGACGGAAGGGATTAATTCGAACGTTCTTAATAATGCAATTTGGTGATAAATCAATCTGGAATAGAACATGGAAATAAATGAAGGTAAAGACTGAAGACGGGAAGCACAATTTTAGCCAAGCAGAAAAGCTAATGGTTTAATGATCTTCGGAATGCGCATATTTCGGggcgttttttatatttttttgagcTAGGCTCTTGCATTTGCTTGTGATGCATAGATGCGTATAAGCCATTCAGGCCAAAAGTAACTTACAGCTTGAGCACTAGTAATCTTCATGGGCTGCTTGCCAGGACATACAATGAACGATTCATGGCCGGCCAATAGGGGAGCATTAACAACGCTAGGTCTAGGCAATGGAGGTGGACTCAAAATGggagtattgaaaatgggtccagGACGATAGGAGGGAACTTTAGGATGTACTGGTATATGATTGCCGTTGTCGATATTGTTTGATATAACTGAAGGATTCAGAGAGGATGATGAGGCCCCAGAGGCTGTAAATGGAAAAGAGAAATTGTTGTTTTTCGTTCATCACTGATAGACCAATATTTAAAGATGAGGTGAACTTACCCTTGacataaatttgaaattcacATTTGGCCGAAAGACCATCTTCATTAGTGGCTTCATAATACACGGAATGGGCACCCAATCCAAAAAGTTCTCCAGGCAGCTAAAAGTAAAGTCAATTCAATTTACTATGCTTTGTCCTATCTCTCGCCCAGCTTACCCTTGACTTATAGACCTTCTTTAAGGGTCCATATTTACTGGTGAATCGTGGCTCCTCCCATACAACGGACCTATACATTTGATGCTCTCCCATGGTCACCTCAAATGAGGGTGTACAAAAATCTACTGTTAGACCATTGGCATGACGTACATTTATCACTGTCTTACAACGAGCCTTGCGACCTGTTATGGGATCATGACCACGGAATACCACAACATAAGTTCCTTCACCTAAATGGGCTTGCAAATCCTTTGTCCAGGCTGGTGATGACTCAATGTAACGATAATCCAAATTCGTTATGGGCTTTTGCAAGATGATGTGAGTTGTACGCTCGTTGGGAGCAAGGAATACTGTGGTATTTCGAGGGCATTTGATAAAAGGCCTTTGGACACCAACACGAATGCCACCAACACCACCAGCATATGGTGTTACTTGGAAACCGAAATCAGGACGAGCATTGAAGGTTGTCGGCACTGTATTACTATTTGGCATTGCAGCTGGGTAGGTGGGCATACTTGGCAATGCCATAGGTGTGAAACCATTTGATACACCCAGACGCGGATCAACAACACCGGGCGCCGCAGCCGCTGTTGCCATTGGCATGCAATCAAATGTTCCATTATACGACCATTGCTTATGGGATGTGCAGACAGCTACTGCTGCTCCAGCTGGCACATGGCCAGCATTACATTTAAGATGGCATTGTTCACCCACACTGATTTTACCAAATGTACAGGATGCCGGTGAAATGATACCATGTTGGGGCAAAGGCATTTGGGGACACGTCATTgctgcaaacagaaaaaaagaacaaaacgaTAGCAAAAACACCTCAATCTCAATGAAATCACAAAGAAGAGCAGGCCTTTCAAGTCCTCTTTACTTACGCAAACACACACTCTCATGGAGGTCCCATTGCCCAGAGGCATTGCAATGGCGATGAGAGGGACCTTGAAGTTCGAAACCAGGATTACACCAAACCTTGCAGCGGGTATTGTAGAAACGTTTCTTCTTATGGCGATATTTGGTACAATGGATGGCCCCATTGGCAGGAGCTTCCAAGGGTTGACAGTGGTCACGCATTTCTTGAACAATTTGGCAAGTTCTACGATCAGCCCCCAAACGTTGGCCCAAGGGACAGCGACATTCAAAACCTCCATTGTGATTGAAACATTCACCGCCCACACAACCTCCATTATTGTCCAGGCATTCATCTATGTCAGCACAATCGCGCCCATTCTCCAAACGATAGCCCTTGGGACACAAACACTCATAGGAGCCATTGGTATTGCGGCATTGATATTGGCAAACTCCCGGAAGGGAACATTCATCAATATCTTCACATTGGCTGGGATCATTACGTCCGAAAGTGTAACCCGCTGGACATGTAATGGGACATGGATCTCCTGGGTTCTGGGGTTTGGAGCCATCAGGACACGTACATTCGTAGGAGCCAGGAAGATTGCGACATTTAAATGAGCAACCACCATTGTTCACCAAACATTCATCGACATCCACACAAGTCTTACCATCCTTATCCAAAATCATACCTGTGGGGCAAGAACAGCCTTGGCTGGGATCACACATGTGGGAGCAGCCCCCATTATTCTCTGAACACTTAGAGTTAAGGCAGGTTTTCTCATCCTGGCCGAGAGTGAAACCCTCAGGACAAGCACACAAATAGGAACCCATGGTATTGTAACAATCATGACTGCATCCATGGTCAGATGCATCACACTCATTAAGATCCACACATGCCGTTTGGGTCTCACCCAAATAATAGCCACTGGGACATGAGCATTTATATCCGCCGTCGACATTCACACAACCATGGGAGCAATCATGTTTGCCCTTAGCACATTCATCGATATCCAAGCAAGTCTTCTCATCGCCGGCCAACTCGAAACCTGCCTCACAAGCACAGGCATAAGACCCTAAAAGATTTACACAGATGAAGCTACAATTTGCATAGCCCTCAATGAGACACTCATCGATGTCCAAGCAAGCATGACCATTGGATGATAGAATGAAGCCTTCGTGACATGAACATGAATAACTGCCTATGGTGTTCAAGCATTGGTGATCGCAACCGCCATTTGAAATTAAACACTCATCATTGTCCAAACACAATTGGCCATTTGCTGAATCCAAATGATAACCCCTTGGACAAGAACACTCCACTTGACCATTGGCTGAATGACAGGCATGAGAACAGCCACCATTATCCTTTAGGCAGAGATCCACCAGTATGCAGGTTTTATTATCAGCATCTGATAGCAAATGGCCCGGAGGACAGGAGCACTCATACGATCCCGGGAGATTCATACAAAAATGAGTACAACCACCATTCTCTATGGAACATTCATCGATGTCTAAGCATGATTGTGAAGATGACTGAGATTCGGGTGATaggaatgacgatgatgatgatgacgcatATGATAATGGACTGACCGAATACGAGGTATTATACAAATGGtaatgatgggaattttcctctaGCCGTTGATCGAATGGTAATGGAATGATATTTAGGGCTAAACCCAAAGCATAGCCTTTGGGACATAGACATGTGAAGGACCCATTAAGATTTTCACAAGTCATCTCCGGTTGGCAATTGTGCAAGCTAAGAGCACACTCATCGATATCAAAGCAATAATCCTTGAGAGGACCATTGAGGAATTCAAAACCTGGATGACATGAACATGTAAACCCACCTGCTACATTGGTACACAATTGGTGGCAACCACCATTATTGATCTGACACTCATCAATGTCCAAGCAAGATTTGCCATTGACATCCAAGATGAAGCCCTCTTCACAGGAGCATTCGCCATTTCCGTGGCAAATGTGATCACAGCCATTCTTATTGACCGCACACAAATCCGATTCCACACAATTCAACTGCGAGTCATCCAATACCAAATTGCCAGGACATTCACAACGGAAACTATCACCCTGAGGTAGACACTCATGAGAGCAACGATTTTCGCTACAAGGATCGTTAACGTTACCCAATGACTCACAAATACCCTCGGCATTTGGTTCCGAGCCATCTTCACATACACAATTGAAGAGTCCCGGTAAATTCACACACTTCAGAAGGCCACAGAGATCTGGTTGCACCTGGCATTCATTAATATCCACACATTGGTGGTCATTACCCTCAGGAAGGAAATAACCTTCGGGACATTGGCATTGATAACCTCCTTGGGAATTTAAACATTGATGGGAGCACAAATGGCCTCCCTCCATGCATTCATCGATGTCTACACAGCGATTGCTCTCCTCACGATAACCCGCAGGACAAAGGCACATAAAACCGAATTCATTTTGGGCTTCATTGCAGCTACCTGGAGCACATAAAGCTGCACCATTTTCACGCTCACAAGCAGTTTGACTCTCAACGCAGGTATAGCCATTGACCAATGCATATCCTGGCGGACATGTACACTCAAAGCCTCCTGTTGGTAAATCTTCACATTGATAGGAGCAACGAGTTCTATTCAAAATAGGATTCTCCAAATCGGCACATGTATCCGTGGTGCATGTGCGACCATCCTCACTCAAATGCATCATAGATGGGCAATAGCATCGGAATGAGCCCTGGGTATTTTCACAATAATGGGAACATATTTTATAGGCCGCCCCATATTCCTCCTCCTCGGCCACAATGGAACACTCATCAATGTCTACACAAGTTCGCTCGTCCTCGGCCAAATCATAGCCGGCTGGGCATGTACACTCGAAGCTGCCTTCAGTATTGACACACATCTGACAACCGCTTGTACCCTCGGCACATTCATCCACATCCACACACTGACCGTTGAGGGCTTTGAATCCAGGTTCGCATTCTTGGGTAGCGGGCACTGAGCCGGGTTCAGAACTTTCTTCGTGTTCATCATGGGTATCTGAATGCTCTTCACCAATCACCTCAGTTTCATTGGTACCTTCATTATTGTTAGGTGAGTTAACACAGCGATAAGAGCCTGGAGTGTTTTCACAGCCATTCGAACATTCCTCAATGACTTCCGGCAATTCACATTCATTGATATCTAAAATGAGGAATGGAATGGAAAATTATTTCAGCAACaccatttaaaaagtttttctatttGTGGGACTTCTAATTggatttaatggataattttacactcaaaaaaaagtgaaccctatatttcactaaagctgatttaattctcttttagttcatggaattattacgttttaagaaagtttccatgccattaacaattttttgcgtacgtaagttaacttaactaaagcagaagaaaaaattatacacaattgaagtataaagttgaactaaattcgtgtctcccacaaaatagttcagaattccttaatatttgtaaattttaccaataatgcgtccatcatgaacttcgtatggcactaaagacatttttgcaattttgaactccaattttttcgttcaaactacgaaattttctttaataagtgaaaaataataattttgtctgataaatcttctcaaatttgtcgaaaattttttacttgtttttgcgaaatcggagcgacatctgcgtttataatactgtttagttaaaattttctacaattaatcaaatttttcaacaattaactaaaattttctttcctggtgggttcactgttttttcagtgtaggatcagGTGCAGACCCATAAAGAGCATAAACCTATTTCGTATatcaattttcaattgaatggGTAGGTAGCAAATAGGTATCTGAGACAAGTTCGATCTCGATATGAGTTTAAAAGAAATGATCCGAAATGTGAAGATCAAACTCCATGCCGCAATGGTAGAAAACTTGCCCGTGAGATGATCATATCGCTAGAACTGATATATCTTtgatatattgaaaaatgagcttgatTTAAATCCATTGAAGTTCGAAAAAGTGTTACAGTTAAGCGATGCACAAAAAGAGTTCGCTTGCACAAAAGTGGTAAGTTATCGAGTTTGTTTTCctcttattatttattattgaggagtttgtgaacaaacaaaatgatcgggcttacttgccaaagaggtcagctgaaaatttacaccttcgattggcaaCTAGAACTCAAGaaagaaagaaacaaaaaacagttatgagaattacacagaaaaaagaaaacaattttatagcaagcaagaatgaactacgtcgtgtgaaaattgaactaaattatacttcacattttgagatttccacaaaaacCGTTTTTAAAACGAGGAACATTTAATGCcttggtgtactttttaactacaactcacgaaatttTACCCTCTCAAAGGAGAATAAGTGAAcgaaaaataaagaagaaaatcattggcgccaaatcatgactactttaaccatactgtagttcattcttactggtTTTTGGTCATGGTTTGGtcatacggtcattgaacttcatattcacatttagttcataaaatgttttagacatacttaaaaaatggaaaattgattgggctgtgcaaaatttcgacaaaaacaataaaattttactacaaacaaatatttttgataccctccatcataggatgggggtatattaactttgtcattccgtttgtaacacatcgaaatattgctctaagaccccataaagtatatatattatgggtcgtggtgaaattctgagtcgatctaagcatgtccgtccgtccgtcaatctgttgaaatcacgctaacttccgaacgaaacaagctatcgacttgaaacttggcacaagtagttgttatcgatgtaggtcgaatggtattgggccatatcggtccacttttacgtatagcccccatataaagggacccacagatttagcttgtggagcctctaacggaagcatatttcatccgatccggctgaaatttgtccacatcggtccataattatatatagcccccatataaaccgatccccagatttggcttgcggagcctaaaagagaagcaaatttcatccgatccgcctgaaatttggtacatgatgttggtatatggtctctaacaaccatgcaaaaattgctccacatcggttcataattatatatagccctcatataaacagatccccagatttggcttgcgaagtctccaagagaagcaaatttcatccaatccggttgtaattaggaacatggtgttagtatatgatctttaacaaccgtgtcagaattggtccatatcggaacgtggaacgtggtgttagtatatggtcgctaacaaccataccaaaattggtccaatcacacaaaaatttttccatatcggttcataatcatggttgccactagagccaaaaataatcttccaaattttatttctatagaaatttttgtcaaaattttatttctatagaaaattttgtcaaaattttctttgtagagaaaattttgttaaaattttattcggttcataataaaattttcatcatagtcaaaattttatttctatagaaaattttgtcaaaattttatttctatagaaaattttgttcaaattttattcggttcataatcatggttgccactcgagccaaaaataatctaccaagattttatttctacagaaaattttgtcaaaagtttatttctatagaaaattttgttaaaattttatttctgtagaaatttttgtcaaaattttctttctatagaaaattttgtcaaaatttttatttctatagaaaatgttgtgaaaattttatttctatagaaaattttgttaaaattttatttctgtagaaaattttgtcaaaattttatgtctactttgtcaaactgaattatatacgtaatggatcgatcttttttgatttaatatataccacgtatggacttacatacaatttagaagatggtgttaggaggttttaagataccttcccatcggcaagcgttaccgcaacataagtaattcgattgtggatggcagtgtttagaagaagtttctacgcaatccatgatggagggtacataagcttcagcctggccgaacttacggccttatatacttgtttaggtttgcgactgtcgcaaaattgtaaacgtcgtaagtaACAAACGTCGCAAATTGAAAATACTTCAGTCGCGTCGCCTGGGcaccgaattcgatgatatccaagatgatggtATGTTCGAAAAAGTTTTAGTTCTccggaatgttcataaaattataaacaGATTTAAAAAAAGTAGAAGCCAGTAGCCTCATTTCAGAAGAAGACTtcaagccaaaattactatgtCCTACTCGATAGTGCAGTAAACGTGACAATCTGTACACGCTCATGCTCATATTAGCcttccacaaatttctgcagaaactgacAGCGAAGAAAAACCACTACTTAAATAAgagtgaattttaaaaattcacttttttaattattagAACCAActtccatactaattaaaaattgtcaaaactatttATATAGTCACTGATGCAACGAAAGCTTGCATGAACATTATAAACGATGCAAAATGCCAATAGTTTGAAGTTGAGAATGCGAGATTTATATCTACTtaagttttcaataaatataatgtaacatcataatttgtacatcccttttatcggggagccatactaaattaaattaaaacaagtatatatgttacggccgtaagttcggccaggtagaatcttatgtaccctccaccatggattgagtagaaacttctacaaaagactgtcacccacaatcgaattatttgggttgtggtatcttaaaacttcttaacatcgctttctaaattgtgagttagtccatacgtggtatatattagacaaaagagatatgtataggtaagtctacaaataattacgaatcgatat
This is a stretch of genomic DNA from Haematobia irritans isolate KBUSLIRL chromosome 4, ASM5000362v1, whole genome shotgun sequence. It encodes these proteins:
- the LOC142234478 gene encoding uncharacterized protein LOC142234478 isoform X3 → MARFLLYLVAAAIFGACAAVHEDCEVPPTTKFANIQIKSEEDVIRAIYTCQSGYELQGATELICDLDTDEWDTEPPKCVKSTTTTNVVDDSGAQVPKQKQQQKQNIPEDRMVSPALASTLDMSCVQAKVKAPEIRHGFVHKYDRRRKGDKIFLVAMYACNENYDFEEADITTLYCSNRAWVGDLPGCVALSEYSDEEDEGNYEYEEVEEEDEEDVGGGEEVDEEEEEEDVDNRHTNYVAPTPPPPPAPTPSPPVTNAEDLPELSNEIEPVVAQRYDEELVRQVEVDEAAKVANSNVESNAVESGTPQDPYTPRVLDTNCGSDNGGCDQKCERVVFSGENQPRIQCSCGEGFSLDPYDYSTCHDINECKINNGGCEQFCQNLPGSFKCSCQSGLQINTLTGNTCIDIDECLLRNGHGPCQDTCHNLWAGYRCSCDNLPGTHLSMDNHTCLDAGECSLNNGGCSHICLSSLGRIFCLCPSGYRMTGNDKTCEDINECELPEVIEECSNGCENTPGSYRCVNSPNNNEGTNETEVIGEEHSDTHDEHEESSEPGSVPATQECEPGFKALNGQCVDVDECAEGTSGCQMCVNTEGSFECTCPAGYDLAEDERTCVDIDECSIVAEEEEYGAAYKICSHYCENTQGSFRCYCPSMMHLSEDGRTCTTDTCADLENPILNRTRCSYQCEDLPTGGFECTCPPGYALVNGYTCVESQTACERENGAALCAPGSCNEAQNEFGFMCLCPAGYREESNRCVDIDECMEGGHLCSHQCLNSQGGYQCQCPEGYFLPEGNDHQCVDINECQVQPDLCGLLKCVNLPGLFNCVCEDGSEPNAEGICESLGNVNDPCSENRCSHECLPQGDSFRCECPGNLVLDDSQLNCVESDLCAVNKNGCDHICHGNGECSCEEGFILDVNGKSCLDIDECQINNGGCHQLCTNVAGSYACACEAGFELAGDEKTCLDIDECAKGKHDCSHGCVNVDGGYKCSCPSGYYLGETQTACVDLNECDASDHGCSHDCYNTMGSYLCACPEGFTLGQDEKTCLNSKCSENNGGCSHMCDPSQGCSCPTGMILDKDGKTCVDVDECLVNNGGCSFKCRNLPGSYECTCPDGSKPQNPGDPCPITCPAGYTFGRNDPSQCEDIDECSLPGVCQYQCRNTNGSYECLCPKGYRLENGRDCADIDECLDNNGGCVGGECFNHNGGFECRCPLGQRLGADRRTCQIVQEMRDHCQPLEAPANGAIHCTKYRHKKKRFYNTRCKVWCNPGFELQGPSHRHCNASGQWDLHESVCLPMTCPQMPLPQHGIISPASCTFGKISVGEQCHLKCNAGHVPAGAAVAVCTSHKQWSYNGTFDCMPMATAAAAPGVVDPRLGVSNGFTPMALPSMPTYPAAMPNSNTVPTTFNARPDFGFQVTPYAGGVGGIRVGVQRPFIKCPRNTTVFLAPNERTTHIILQKPITNLDYRYIESSPAWTKDLQAHLGEGTYVVVFRGHDPITGRKARCKTVINVRHANGLTVDFCTPSFEVTMGEHQMYRSVVWEEPRFTSKYGPLKKVYKSRLPGELFGLGAHSVYYEATNEDGLSAKCEFQIYVKASGASSSSLNPSVISNNIDNGNHIPVHPKVPSYRPGPIFNTPILSPPPLPRPSVVNAPLLAGHESFIVCPGKQPMKITSAQAIDLSPNCIIKNVRINPFRQFMSQRTMPRLWSTYGNF